Sequence from the Gloeocapsopsis dulcis genome:
CTTCACCGCCAGTGGTTAGTAAGCGGAAACTTTCTTGCAAAATGGCTTGAGAAACATCTGGTGGTGTCTCGTGGAATAGTAAAGAAGCTGTCACCACATCAAAACTAGCATCAGGAAATCCTGTACATTCCGCATTACCATGTCGCCATTGAATATCTAGATTTGCAGTTTTTGCCTTATACTCCGCCATCACTAACATATACGGCGATAAATCTAAACCAATCACTTCAGAGGAAGGAAACGCCTGTTTGAGCATTAGTGTTGTTGAGCCAGTACCACAGCCTAAATCAAGAATTCGTCGTGGATGACTTTGAATTGTATCAATTAATCCCTGACGTATCAGAGTTTCGTTCGGTGGCAACACATATTGCGTAATCGGATCGTAGGATACAGCTGCGCCAGGATTGAGGTAGCCCCGCTCAATACCGTGGAAGTTTTGACTGCTGTAGTATGAGGGTGTTTCTACATCCCCTCGCTGAAATCTTGTCGCTTCTTGCTGCCAATCAATACTCTCATAAAACTGCCGCAACTCTTTTTCGTTAATCAAGGAACGGACAATAGGTGAGAGAAAACGTTCCCAAATGGTGTCTTGCCTTGGCATAGGAGTTGATCTAAATAAGCGTGGATGGCGATCGCATTAAGGTTTATACCCTTTCTTCACAAATTGTAATATATAACTGCAAAGAACTGATCTAATTTTCAGCGTGATTTTTAGCACTAGTTAAAGTTTTAAATTTTTACATGAAATATTCAACCCAATCATAAAAGTTGCATTTCCTTCTTTTGGGTGATGCACTTTTTTATTAACTCTGCCTAACAAAATTGATAGCGATACTAACTGAAATTAAACTAGAAAACTACAAATATTATGGCTATCTAATCCGACAATAAGTTTATGGTCTACTCATAGGAGCGAATCATGCTACATCGCCAAGAATCAGCAAGACTTGTTGTGATTACTCAACCTACACATTCTTGGATTGCAGGTTGCATAGCAAGAGTATGGGGAGAACAATTTGGTTTTTTTGCTCCTAGAGAAGAAGTTTGTCTTGCTGCTGAACAACATGATATCGGTTGGGTAGTGTGGGAAAATGCACCCACTTTGAATTTTAAAACAGGCTACCCCCACAACTTTACGGAATTGCCAACTGAGATACATACGCAAATTTGGACAGGTGCAAAACAGTTAGCTTTACCATTTGGTAGGTATGCAACCCTTCTTGTCTCACTTCATGGCACTGGACTATTTGAGCGTTTCCGTAATTGGCAAGAGTCACCTGAATCTTCTCGGTTAGTTAAAGCCTATTTAGAGCAAGAATATGCTTTTCAAGAACAGTTGATCGCTAACTTAAAAAGCGACTCACATTATGCATCTTACGCTACTCCAGAAATTATTGATCGTAACCGTTCTCTAGTTGCCACCTGGGATATGCTTTCGCTGACTTTGTGTATGGGGCTACGCGAAGAAAGGCAATTTCATCAAGTTCCTACAGCATCGGGTGAAATTACACTAACTTTAACTCCTGCAGATAATGACATAATAAAAGTGTCTCCTTGGGTATTTGAACAAAAGGAAGTAACACTTGTCTATGAAGGACGACTGTTACAAGAAAAATTTGCAGATGAAACTGCAATGCGTCGTGCATTAGAAAATGCAACGTGGGTAAGTATTACTAATAGATTAATTCCCGCTTGATCAAATTTTGAATAAAAGCGATCGCTCATGGTAAAACTATCAAAACAAAACCTAACTTTAGAAGAGTTCCTGAGGCTACCTGAAACTAAACCAGCTAGCGAATATATTAATGGTCAAATCATTCAGAAACCCATGCCACAAGGAAAGCATAGTACGATTCAAGGAGAATTAGTCACAAGTATCAATACTATTGCTAAGGAGAAGAAAATAGCTAAAGCCTTTCCAGAATTACGCTGTACTTTTGGTGGACGGTCAATAGTACCTGATATTGCCGTATTTAGTTGGGAACGTATACCTGTTGATGAAAACGGAGATGTTGCTAATGTATTTGCTGCTGCTCCAGATTGGACAATTGAAATTCTTTCTCCCGACCAAAGCCCAACTAAAGTAATTGGCAATATTTTACATTGTCTAACGCATAATTGTAAATTCGGTTGGCTGATTACTCCTGATGAGAGATCAGTTATAGTCTATCCGCTAGGAAAACAACCAATTTATTTTGAGAAGGCAAGTGATTTGCTTCCTGTGCCTGAGTTTTTAGAACTGCAACTTAAAGTAGAAGATTTATTTAATTGGTTAAAAATATAGAAAATAGTTTTGACTTTAATTAATTGATGAGCAATAAAATACATAATCTTGTTTATTTTTTTTTGGAAATATGCACTTTATATATTCTAAATTTAAGAATAGCAAAAATTTAACAACTTTTTGATTTGTGTTAGTTTATATCTATTTTAATATTAATTAAAGTTCTAAGTAATTTTTCAGTAGTATTTACTAGGATAGATGAGCTAGGACGTTATATCAGTTAAAAAGACAAGTAAATAGGTATAACGGAATACAAACAATGGTAGATAGTCAAAATATCGCACAGATAGGACTTTTCAGTGTAGGTATTTTAACATTCTTTTGTGCTAATGCATTGCCACAAAAAGTACTAGCTGAACATAGTGTAATGACAAGCAACTTGACTGATTTAGAGACAGGCAATCGCCAAGATAGTAGAAATTTACATCATCCCCAAGACTTGAAATTAGCAGGGAATATCACATCAGCATTGACAACTCAGTCTATTGAGGAAAGCAACTTTACGAATACAAAACTAGACCAACTACCAAATGTTAGTAACAATAATGTCAATAATGAATACCAAACTGCATCTATTACGAATTCTCAGCAGATAGAAGTGTCTCACAGTGCGGTAGATTTATTAGCAGAAAATAGCTTGGAAAAACAGTTCTTGATAGGCGAAGTTGATTTAGACACACTTTGTCGTACTTTTCCGTTAAATTCACGCTGCGCTGGCTACCAACGAACGTCCGAACAGCAAAGTCAACAACAGCTAATACAACGACTATCGCAATCAGAACGGCAAAACTTAGAAACACGCTTATTAGAAAGATTAGCACTCACACCAGAAGCACCTGTGCGCAGTGGTTTTGCACTAGGAGGTAAAGTTAGTACTTTAGGTGTTGGTATTGAGGGTGTTGGTGCAATTTCACCCAATTTTAATGGCAGATTAGGATTTAACTACTTGGGATTTGGGAGCGGTTTTACAGAAAATAACATTGATTATGATGGTGATTTACAATTACTAAACGCTACTGGAATGCTTGACTGGTTTCCTTCAAGTACAAGTGGTTTTCGGGTGACTGGCGGTGTAGTATATCAGAACAATCGAGTTGATGCGATCGCACGTCCGGCTGAAGTATTAGAAATTGGTGGAATTGAATTTCCCTTAGCTGCAGTTGGTCAACTTGAGGGTTCTTTGACATTTCCTAATACTATTGCGCCTTATATTGGCATTGGTTATGGTAATCCGGTGAGACGCGGTAGTGCATTTAGCTTTAATATCGACTTAGGTGTTTTATTTCCAGGTTCACCGCAAGCTAACTTACAAGCAACAGGCCCAGGTGTAGATCTTATTGGGGGAATTCCCGTAGTCAATAACTTGTTAGAGGATGCGATCGCGCAGGAAGAAGAGCAAATTGAAGATAATGTCAGCTGGCTTGGCGTGTATCCAGTTCTTTTTATTGGAGTATCTTATCAGTTTTAACTTCAACAGGTAGGAATGGCTCAGCAAGATGTAGACTAGAGTGCTTGAGATTGCTCTACTATAGATAAATTGAGCAATCTTAGCGTAATTTAATCGAGTTTGGTTGACTCAGTGTGAGCATTCCGCTCAATAAACTCCCGACTAGCAGCGCCACCATCAATTTGTACTTGAATTGCTGGTTCATAGCCTTCTGCAGCACTACGGGTTTGTGCCACACTCGATAGCAGTACACCATAAACCACTTTAGAGAAAATGTCTGCCATTGTGTAGAGAAATTGTCGCGTTACAGCCGCCCATGCGCCCCATGCAGGAAAAGCTTTCCAAGCCCAAGGAACTAAGTATGCTAAGGGATAAAGCGTCCAAGAAATCAAGATTAGCCACCAAATTGTACCCATTGTTTTATAGGCTTGGCGAGGCAGATTTTCACGCGATTTGAAGATCAAATTCCCCATCATATAGAGAATATAAACGTAGAAAACTGTACTTACCGCACCCCAGAACAGAAACCAACCAGTGTTTGTAATCTCAAAGTACTGCCCGATGTATCCGGTATAAATCATTAACAAGCCAGCGGTGATAAAGCGAAACCGCAGCTTACGGAAACGTCCTGGCGTTACATCAATCACAAATAACATTTGAGCAAGCAAACACGGCACATCAATTGACCAATTTAGGTAACGATAGCCATTCGAGAAGGTGCTTTCAGTAAATCTACCTGCTGTACCAACGCCCAATCCCCAAACTGTACCATCAAAGGCAAAAGCTGATAGCCACTCCAATAGTTGCAAGCCTAAGATTAAAAAAGCTGATACCATCACAACGGCAGACAGCGTTGATGATGGCTGAAAACGTGGTGAGGATTGTTTATTGGTTGTAATGAAATAAACAAAGCCTACAGCCATTGCACTAACACCAAGTGTTAATAAATGCGATATCAATTGGTGCTGTACTGGTGAATAAGTCAGTAAATTTTCCATAATTGTACCTTCTGGTACAACTACAGTTTGTGCTATTAAATTGTGCGAATTTGGTACAGCTCTTAATAATTCCCAACTGAACACTAGTTACCTTCCTTACTTAACAGTTTTTGGCGAAAAAGTAAGTCGAAAATAAATTGATATAGCTTTTGATTGGAATATTACCTTGATTAACTATATCTGTAAACCCCTATTGATAAGCTAACTTTTAAGCTACTTACTATTCATTTTCAAACTGTAATAATTGGTAAAAATACCACAACAATCAACGAGATCAAGTTTTTTGAGCAGATTTTATCTAGTAAAAATATTACTGTATCTATCTTTAGACAGATTCTACTAAGCATATTAATTTTGGGAGAATCCAAAATCTCGACAAATACTAATTTGTAATTGGCATCAAGTGATTAACTTAATTAGTAAACTAAAACTTGCTGTAGTAAATCTTGATGCATCAATGCTCGATCTACTAAAGATTGAATTTGATCTGGAGTGAGAGAATTGCCATTGGCATAATGTTCTAGAAATGTAGTGCAAATTACACGATGATCTTCTGGAATTTGAGTTACATCCCATCCTGACAAATCAAGTTCTGTCATCAATCTACTAACTTTAGGATCGTAACTGAGCGCAAAACAGCGACAACCTTCCGCCGCAGCCATAATTAAACTATGAAGGCGCATTCCGATGACCATTTCGACACCACGAAAAACACCTTTTAAAGCTTTCGGATCTTGCAAATTTAAAATTTTGTTGGCACCAGGAAGTTGTGATGCAATAGCTTCAGCGATCGCTAAATCTTGACTTTGCTGAAATGGCACCAGCAAAATACAAGTTTGTGTTGCTTTTTGGAAATCAATTAAAGCACGAGTGAGATTATTTAGACGAGTTGCGGTTAATTGGGGATGCGATCGCAATGTTACCGCGACTCTGGGAGCAGGTAAATCCCACAGCCCAGGTACAGGCGAAACTGCCAACGCCCAAACCGGATCGGGGGCGAGAGTCCATGGAATTCCCCATTCGGATAATAAAGCCGCGCTGCTCTGATCGCGGACACTGACTGCAGTACAATTGCTAAACGCCCGCCGCGCCAACTTAAGTGTAGTATCGCGCTTTAACGGACCAATTCCCTGCGCCCAAGCGATCGTTTTTAATCCAAGTTGTTGTGCGAGTATCATCAATCCGCCGTAATACAAAGGACTAATTGCACTCGTCACATCTTGCATCAAACTGCCACCACCCCAAATGAACGCATCTGATTTGCGTAGAGATTGAATTACACTCAACAACCCCATGCGATCGCACGCTTCCACATGATAGCGATCGCGCGTTTGCTGCGGATTGCCCGAAAGCACAATTGGCGTTACATGATCTGGTAGCATTTGCAATAAGGATGCGAGCAAAGCCTCATCGCCACCATTGCCCTTACCATAGTACCCACACAAAACCGCCCGCATCTTTCCCACGTTATTACCTCAGATGACCTAACAAAACTCTATCCGAGATTGTCATCCCTCAAAAAATTCAAAGTAGTAGCATAATAAAGCACTGAAGTATCTATTTTTTCACCCTCACCCCTCGCCCCGGACTTCGTCCCACTTCGCTAACACTCCTCACCCCTCATTATGCACACCCTCTCAATTCCAACTTGGATTATTCACGTCTCTAGTGTGATTGAATGGATTGCCGCCATTTGGTTAATCTGGACATACGGTGAAGTGACTCGTAATCATAGCTGGTGGGCTTTGTCTCTGGCTATGTTACCCGCACTTGTCAGCGCGATGTGTGCGTGTACGTGGCACTTTTTCGATAATGCAGAATCGCTAGAGTGGTTAGTGACACTTCAAGCTACGATGACTGTTGTTGGTAATTTCACGCTGTTAATTGCTGCATGGTTAATTTGGCGTTCTACAACAGAAAAGAAAAGTTCTGAAGTGACTTCCAGTGTTAACCAAAAGGCTAACTTATGATTCAAGATGTCTCGTTCCTTCTGCATCCTTCTAAAGAAACCCTATTTGCGTTATCGTTATTTCCCTACTTGGGTTTTTTATGGTTTCTCACTCGCACTCCCCAAATGCCACGCTTAGCATTGATTGGCTTCTATTGCACTTTAGTGTTTGTCGGTGTTACCATTCCCGCCGGAATTTATGCTCAAGTTCACTATGGTGAATCACTAGCAAACGTTGATTGGTTACACGGAGGTGCCGAATTTTTCTTAACGCTATCTAATATTTTGGTCGTGCTAGGCTTCAGACAAGCGGTGATAGGAGCGAGGAATGAAGAAGGTTAGAGTGTAGGATTACATAATTATATTTTAGTTTTATGGAAGTTATACCAGCGATAGATTTACTTGCAGGCAAATGTGTGAGGTTGTATCAGGGAGACTATACGCGATCGCAAGTTTTTAACGATAACCCTGCAGATATGGCGCAGCAATGGGTAGAACAAGGTGCAACGCGACTGCATGTCGTCGATCTGGATGGGGCAAAGCAAGGTAAGGTTGTCAATTTAGCCGCAATTGAGGCAATTACTTCAGCCGTATCAGTACCAATTCAAGTCGGTGGAGGGTTGCGCGATGCCTGCGGCAAGGGTAAAGCCCTACGCACTACCGTTGCACAGTTATTAGATTTAGGCGTACAGCGCGTTATTTTAGGCACCGTTGCCGTCGAACAACCGCAATTAGTCGCCGATTTATGTCAAGAGTTTCCTGGGCAAATCGTTGTTGGGATTGATGCGCGCAATGGCAAAGTCGCAACGCGCGGTTGGTTAGAAACATCTGAAGTTTTGGCAACGCAACTCGCAACGCAGATGCAAGAATTGGGCGCTGCTGCAATTATTTATACTGATATTTACCGTGATGGTACGCTGTCAGGACCCAATTTAGAAGAGCTAAGAGAACTAGCAACACAAATTTCGATTCCGGTTATTGCTTCTGGTGGTGTGAGTTCCGTGACAGATTTATTGAGTCTACTCGCACTCGAACCGTTGGGCGTTACTGGTGCAATTGTCGGTCGTGCATTATACACTGGAGATATTTTGCTCAAAAGTGCTTTGCAAGCGGTTGGACAAGGGAGGCTACAAGATATACCACCCGATTTAGGATCTTCAACATTTGCTTGAGTGAGACTTGTTGTCTGTGAAAGCGGGTTATGGAAACATTGGCAAAGTGGACAGTAGACGATTACCACCAGATGATTGCATCTGGTATTTTAGATAATCGCCGCGTTGAACTGTTGGCGGGAGAAATTCACGAAATGACGCCAGAAGCACCACTACACACATTTTGTGGAGGAAGCTTAGCTGACTATTTTCGCGATCGCCTCAATCGTCAAGCCCTAGTTCGCGAAGCCCGCCCAATTACACTTACCAATTCTTCAGAACCAGAGCCAGATATTGCAATTGTACGGGGTTCTTGGAGCGATTATCGAGATCGTCACCCTGGAGCAAATGACATCCTAGTGGTAGAAATTTCTAATTCGAGTTTAACTAAAGACTTAGAACAGAAGCAGCCCATATATGCAGCAGCAGGAATTCAGGAGTATTGGATTTTAGATCTTACTACGCTACAGCTAATTGTGTTTCGTGATCCACAAGGAAATGTGTATCAATCGCGGCAAGACATTAAAACTGGGATAGTATCTCCACTAGGATTTCCAGAAATTACTATATCAGTCGAGCAATTATTTTCTGTCTAATCGCGATCGCGCCGTTCAATCCAAGCTAGGATTTGTTCTTCAGAAACGTGATAAATTGAATGCTTGGTTGTGGGATCGTAGGCACTCCACCAAATGTTACCTTGGCGATCGCAAGTAGACCAAACTTGCAGTTCTGATGATGATATCAGATATTTGCGTAGCAATTGCCAAATGCTGTGGAGCCTGAACCAAAAAACTGGTTTGCTATATTTGTCTATTTTAGTTTGCCTCGGTTTCCCTCGTTGGGATTTTAGCCAATTCGCCGAAGATTTCATTGCATAAACCTCCAAATTTGTTGAGTTGAAGACAGTAAAATTTAACAAATGTCTTGCCATGATATTGCTTAGTTTGATAAACAAACAAATCACGAGTTGAATCACGTCTATCAGTAAATTTGATGGATAATTTTTGCGTTTTTGCGACAATGCAGATAGTGCAATATCTTCGTTATGGGTTTTGACTACCAAAGCCAACTCAAGTTATCTCAACTGCAAGCCTTAATTGCAGTAGCCGATTATGGTAGTTTTAGTGAGGCGGCGTTGCAACTGCAATTGTCTCAGTCAGCAGTAAGTTATGCGATCGCTACTTTAGAAGAAGAATTAGGAATATCACTCTTGTCGCGAGGGCGTTATGGTGCGCATCTTACCCCAGTGGGAGAGCAAATTGTCGATCGTGCGCGTCAGATTTTGTACTTGATGGCAGATATCGTTAAACAAGCCAACTTAGCAAAAGGATTACAAGGCGGCTTAGTGCGGATATCTGCATTTCGCAGTGCCGGAACACACATTTTACCAAGAATCATTGCTCAATTTTGCCATCGCTATCCGGCAATTGCGGTGAGTATTGCGGAGTATGACGATCGCTTTGATGTAGAAGAGGATTTACGTAAAGGACGCGCTGATATTGGTATTACGTATCTACCAACAAGCAATGAATTTGAAACTTGGGAATTGATGCGCGACGAGTTTGTGGTACTATTTCCTCCCAGCTTTGAGCCAAAAACTACTCAGCTAAGTTGGGAAGACTTAAGAACTTATCCTTTAATTATGGCTCCTGATGGCGATGGCTGCGATGCTATGGTGTATGCTCATTGTGCTAAATATGGTACTACATTGCAGGCAACCTATAAAATTCGCTCTGATGCAACAATTGTTAACATGGTAGCGCAAGGATTGGGAACTGCTATCAGTCCTCGTCTTGCAGCTGAACCGATACCAGAAGGTGTACGCGTCTTTAGCTTACCAGTTCCTTTTTTTCGGACGATTAGTGCTGCTATAGTGGCAGATGCACTCATAACTCCTGCTGGATTTGCTTTGCTCGATCTCATCAAGAGTAGCTTTGTACCAATTTCTAATTCGTAGTGATAGTAGTTGTGTTCAACTGTAAGCAAGCAGGAACTGAAGCTTGGCGAATGAATTCGCACCTAAACAAACCTTATCCACCACCGTGAACTCACTAATAAAGGTATTGTTTTAGTGTACGAAGGTACACTTTGCTTATGTAGCCCCGACTTCAGTCGGAGGGCATCTCTGCTATGTAATTTGAACCTCTGATTCCGTAGCATAGGATAATGTCTGTATATTCAAAAATACTCTTATTATGACTGATTCACATAAAACTAAAGTGCAGCAATGGTTATCAATCGGATTACCATTTCCTTTAGTTATCTTAAATGGTTGGTTACTGTTACGAGCTTTTGAATATTTTCAACCATTAGTGAGTATTTTTGTCTTGGCTGCTATATTAGCGTTTATTTTAAATTATCCTGTCGAATTTTTACAGCAACGCCAAATACAACGTAAATATGCGGTCGGGATTGTTTTTATCACAGCTTTAGTCATTTTAGTTGGCTTAGGTATCACTTTAATCCCGATATTTTTAGAAGAATTAAATGAAAGTGCCAAACTTTTACCACAATGGATCGATTCGGGAAGTGAAAAACTTCATACTGTCGATGATTGGGCAGCATCGCGGAACTTACCGATTAATTTCACAGAATTAGCAAGTCAAATTACCGCACGTCTACCCGATGAATTAAAATCTCTAGCGCAGCGTTTCTTGAGTGTTGCACTTGGGGCAATTGATAGCGTTTCTGAAGTGATTGTAACAGTTGTTATTAGTTTCTATTTTCTACTAGATGGCGAACGGATCTGGAAAGGTATTATTAAGCGATTTCCACCACGCTTTGGTATTGCTTTACAGCAATCTTTAAAACAGAATTTTCAAAATTACTTTATCGGACAAGTTGCTCTAGCAGTCATTGTTGGTATCGCAATGACTTTAGTATTTCTATTTTTAGATGTTCCTTTTGGTTTTATTTTTGGTTTAGGTGTAGGATTTTTGACTTTAATTCCTTTTGGTGATGTTTTAAGTTTTAGTTTAGTAAGTTTGTTAGTCGCTTCACACGATTTTTGGCTAGGAGTTAAAACCTTAGCAGTCGCGCTTGTTGTCGATCAAATTATCGACCAAATTATTGCACCTCGGCTACTCGGAAGTTTTACTGGACTTAGTCCTGTAGGAATTATTGCAGCATTGGCCATAGGAACAAAACTCGCGGGACTTTTAGGATTACTCGTTGCAGTACCTTTAGCAAGTTGTTTGAAAGATGTGTTAGACAATATGCAAGATGAGCCTGAAGAAGCTAATTCCGCAGTAACCGCAGACCGCTTAGTATCACAATAACAGTAGAACCTTCATGCCCAATTACACCTAAAGGCAAAGTAATATTACCCGCAAAATTAGCAATTAACAGTAAAACGATAAAACTTAACGCAAACACAATATTTTGTTTGACGATTGACTGCGATCGCCTGCCTAATCGAATTGCTGCAACTAACTTATCTAATCGATCCGCCATTAATACAATATCCGCAGTTTCCAACGCCACATCACTGCCAGCCGCCCCCATCGCAATCCCCACTGATGCTTGGGCAAGTGCAGGTGCATCATTAATCCCATCACCCACCATTGCCACAGTTTGATATTGTTTCTGTAAGTCACGAATCGCATTTACTTTATCTTCCGGCAAAAGTCCTGCATAAACGCGATCAATACCAATATCTTGCGCAATATTACGCGCAGTACGTTCATTATCCCCTGTCAGCATCACAATTTGCTGCACTCCCAGATGCTTCAAATGGGAAACAATTTGAAAAGCTTGCGATCGCACCGTATCCGCTACCGCAATAATTCCCAACACCTGATTTCGTCTCGCCACCCACACCACAGTTTTACCCTGGGCTTCTAACTGTTGACTAAATTCTCCCAACCCACTTTCACAAAAAGGACTTTGTTCGCAAACAAACGACGCCTTCCCCACCAAAACTTCCTGATGATCTACTTCTCCACTAATCCCCAACCCAGGATGTGAAAGCACATTCTCTATTTTCTCTTCTCTGTGTTCGCGGACACTTTGCTCAACGGAGGAAACCTCCGCACCTTTCGCCTGGCTCCTCTGTGGTTCGTTTCCAGCCGCAACAATCGCCTCACCAATCGGATGTTCCGAATAAGCCTCCAACGCCGCTGCTACCTGCAACACCTCCGATTCCAACACCCCATCCGCTGGAATCACTTCTACAACCTGCAACTTCCCCGTCGTCAAAGTACCCGTTTTATCAAAAGCGATCGCTTTTACCCTCCCCATCATTTCCAACTGCGCGCCACTTTTAAACAAAATCCCCTGACGCGCCCCATTGGCGATTCCTGACAATAATGTAGGCATAATCGCTGCCATCAATGCACATGGCGAAGCTACGACTAAAAATATCAAAGCCCGATAAATCGTCGTTTCCCAATTCCAACCCCAAATCAATGGTGGTAAAATTGCCAGTAAAATTCCACACACGACTATTACTCGTGCATACCCGCGTTCAAAGCGTTCGATAAATAACTGCGATGGTGGTGCTTCGGTTTGGGCTTGTTTGACAAGTTGAATCACGCGCTGAATTAAGCTACTTTCTGGTGGCTGATGGACTCGTAGTTGTAAAGCACCATAACCATTCAGCGTACCCGCAAAAACTTCATCCCCGACAGTCTTCTCTACTGGTAGCGATTCACCTGTAATTGCTGCTTCATTAAGAGTCGTGTAGCCTTCAACAATAATGCCATCTGTGGGAATCAATTCTCCAGGTTTCACCAGAATGCGATCGCCGACTTGTAATTTTGCAACCGGAATCATTTGTTCTTGCCCATGCAACAATACTCGTGCGGTATCTGCACTCAAACTCATCAAACTACGAATATCGCGTTCAGTACGCTGCATTGCATAGCCTTCCAACGCACCGCTGATCGCAAAGATTAATATTAATACTGCCCCATCAACAATTAAGTAATATTCTCGTCGCCACAAACCCAATCCTGCTGCTCCTAACGCGGCGACGATCATGAGTAAATCAACATCGAGTTCTTTTTCTTCCCATAAAGTTGTC
This genomic interval carries:
- a CDS encoding class I SAM-dependent methyltransferase, whose translation is MPRQDTIWERFLSPIVRSLINEKELRQFYESIDWQQEATRFQRGDVETPSYYSSQNFHGIERGYLNPGAAVSYDPITQYVLPPNETLIRQGLIDTIQSHPRRILDLGCGTGSTTLMLKQAFPSSEVIGLDLSPYMLVMAEYKAKTANLDIQWRHGNAECTGFPDASFDVVTASLLFHETPPDVSQAILQESFRLLTTGGEVLILDGNQKTLRQLDWLNNVFEEPYIRDFAAESVDAWMGAAGFGAVQTKDLWFIHQVTRGVKPLTQKARVSNRTEDIPLEGWMPSPA
- a CDS encoding DUF3891 family protein — its product is MLHRQESARLVVITQPTHSWIAGCIARVWGEQFGFFAPREEVCLAAEQHDIGWVVWENAPTLNFKTGYPHNFTELPTEIHTQIWTGAKQLALPFGRYATLLVSLHGTGLFERFRNWQESPESSRLVKAYLEQEYAFQEQLIANLKSDSHYASYATPEIIDRNRSLVATWDMLSLTLCMGLREERQFHQVPTASGEITLTLTPADNDIIKVSPWVFEQKEVTLVYEGRLLQEKFADETAMRRALENATWVSITNRLIPA
- a CDS encoding Uma2 family endonuclease; its protein translation is MVKLSKQNLTLEEFLRLPETKPASEYINGQIIQKPMPQGKHSTIQGELVTSINTIAKEKKIAKAFPELRCTFGGRSIVPDIAVFSWERIPVDENGDVANVFAAAPDWTIEILSPDQSPTKVIGNILHCLTHNCKFGWLITPDERSVIVYPLGKQPIYFEKASDLLPVPEFLELQLKVEDLFNWLKI
- a CDS encoding bacteriorhodopsin, whose translation is MFSWELLRAVPNSHNLIAQTVVVPEGTIMENLLTYSPVQHQLISHLLTLGVSAMAVGFVYFITTNKQSSPRFQPSSTLSAVVMVSAFLILGLQLLEWLSAFAFDGTVWGLGVGTAGRFTESTFSNGYRYLNWSIDVPCLLAQMLFVIDVTPGRFRKLRFRFITAGLLMIYTGYIGQYFEITNTGWFLFWGAVSTVFYVYILYMMGNLIFKSRENLPRQAYKTMGTIWWLILISWTLYPLAYLVPWAWKAFPAWGAWAAVTRQFLYTMADIFSKVVYGVLLSSVAQTRSAAEGYEPAIQVQIDGGAASREFIERNAHTESTKLD
- the csaB gene encoding polysaccharide pyruvyl transferase CsaB; translation: MRAVLCGYYGKGNGGDEALLASLLQMLPDHVTPIVLSGNPQQTRDRYHVEACDRMGLLSVIQSLRKSDAFIWGGGSLMQDVTSAISPLYYGGLMILAQQLGLKTIAWAQGIGPLKRDTTLKLARRAFSNCTAVSVRDQSSAALLSEWGIPWTLAPDPVWALAVSPVPGLWDLPAPRVAVTLRSHPQLTATRLNNLTRALIDFQKATQTCILLVPFQQSQDLAIAEAIASQLPGANKILNLQDPKALKGVFRGVEMVIGMRLHSLIMAAAEGCRCFALSYDPKVSRLMTELDLSGWDVTQIPEDHRVICTTFLEHYANGNSLTPDQIQSLVDRALMHQDLLQQVLVY
- a CDS encoding DUF2499 domain-containing protein, whose translation is MHTLSIPTWIIHVSSVIEWIAAIWLIWTYGEVTRNHSWWALSLAMLPALVSAMCACTWHFFDNAESLEWLVTLQATMTVVGNFTLLIAAWLIWRSTTEKKSSEVTSSVNQKANL
- a CDS encoding DUF3593 domain-containing protein; protein product: MIQDVSFLLHPSKETLFALSLFPYLGFLWFLTRTPQMPRLALIGFYCTLVFVGVTIPAGIYAQVHYGESLANVDWLHGGAEFFLTLSNILVVLGFRQAVIGARNEEG
- the hisA gene encoding 1-(5-phosphoribosyl)-5-[(5-phosphoribosylamino)methylideneamino]imidazole-4-carboxamide isomerase is translated as MEVIPAIDLLAGKCVRLYQGDYTRSQVFNDNPADMAQQWVEQGATRLHVVDLDGAKQGKVVNLAAIEAITSAVSVPIQVGGGLRDACGKGKALRTTVAQLLDLGVQRVILGTVAVEQPQLVADLCQEFPGQIVVGIDARNGKVATRGWLETSEVLATQLATQMQELGAAAIIYTDIYRDGTLSGPNLEELRELATQISIPVIASGGVSSVTDLLSLLALEPLGVTGAIVGRALYTGDILLKSALQAVGQGRLQDIPPDLGSSTFA
- a CDS encoding Uma2 family endonuclease codes for the protein METLAKWTVDDYHQMIASGILDNRRVELLAGEIHEMTPEAPLHTFCGGSLADYFRDRLNRQALVREARPITLTNSSEPEPDIAIVRGSWSDYRDRHPGANDILVVEISNSSLTKDLEQKQPIYAAAGIQEYWILDLTTLQLIVFRDPQGNVYQSRQDIKTGIVSPLGFPEITISVEQLFSV
- a CDS encoding LysR family transcriptional regulator, yielding MGFDYQSQLKLSQLQALIAVADYGSFSEAALQLQLSQSAVSYAIATLEEELGISLLSRGRYGAHLTPVGEQIVDRARQILYLMADIVKQANLAKGLQGGLVRISAFRSAGTHILPRIIAQFCHRYPAIAVSIAEYDDRFDVEEDLRKGRADIGITYLPTSNEFETWELMRDEFVVLFPPSFEPKTTQLSWEDLRTYPLIMAPDGDGCDAMVYAHCAKYGTTLQATYKIRSDATIVNMVAQGLGTAISPRLAAEPIPEGVRVFSLPVPFFRTISAAIVADALITPAGFALLDLIKSSFVPISNS